A DNA window from Pseudodesulfovibrio thermohalotolerans contains the following coding sequences:
- a CDS encoding catalase produces the protein MSKDSKKLTSAFGCPVGNDLNTVTAGPRGPAMMQDVHLLEKLAHFDRERIPERVVHAKGAGAYGYFEVTADVTMYTKAAFLSEVGKKTDVFARFSTVGGEKGSADSERDPRGFALKFYTEDGNYDMTGNNTPVFFIRDPLKFPDFIHTQKRDPSTNLKDPTMAWDFWSLTPESMHQVTILFSDRGTPATYRNMNGYSSHTYKWYNDKGEYFWVQYHFKTDQGIRNLTGPEADEMRGKDPDHATRDLFNAIEAGDYPSWTLEMQILTPEQAEDFGWDIFDITKVWPHKEVPPITVGKLVLNRNPENYFAEVEQAAFNPSNLVPGIGVSPDKMLQGRLFSYHDTHLHRLGPNYHLIPVNQAKNAPENNYQRDGAMRVDNNGGGGPNYWPNSFHGPSPDNVSVEPDIPLDGVGQRHEYTHPNNDFVQPGTLYSVVMSDQDRTNLVNNILGSMQDVPQPIQLRQCALFYLTHEEYGSRVAEGLGLDLAEVKRLAAMTQEERVAATQI, from the coding sequence ATGTCGAAAGACTCGAAGAAATTGACGAGCGCCTTTGGTTGCCCCGTGGGCAACGATCTGAATACGGTGACCGCGGGTCCCCGTGGACCGGCCATGATGCAGGATGTGCACCTTCTTGAGAAGTTGGCCCATTTCGATCGGGAACGCATTCCCGAACGGGTGGTGCACGCCAAGGGGGCGGGGGCCTACGGCTATTTCGAGGTCACGGCCGACGTAACCATGTACACCAAGGCCGCCTTCCTGTCCGAGGTGGGCAAGAAAACCGATGTCTTCGCCAGGTTCTCCACCGTGGGCGGCGAAAAGGGCAGCGCGGATTCCGAGCGCGACCCGCGCGGATTCGCCCTCAAGTTCTACACCGAGGATGGCAACTACGACATGACCGGCAACAACACCCCGGTCTTCTTTATCCGCGATCCCCTCAAGTTTCCCGATTTCATCCACACCCAGAAGCGTGATCCGTCCACCAACCTCAAGGACCCGACCATGGCCTGGGACTTCTGGTCGCTGACGCCCGAGTCCATGCATCAGGTGACCATTCTCTTTTCCGATCGCGGCACCCCGGCCACCTATCGGAACATGAACGGTTACTCCAGCCATACCTACAAGTGGTACAACGACAAGGGTGAATACTTCTGGGTCCAATACCACTTCAAGACCGACCAGGGCATCAGGAACCTCACCGGCCCCGAGGCCGACGAGATGCGCGGCAAGGACCCGGATCACGCTACCCGCGACCTGTTCAACGCCATCGAGGCGGGCGACTATCCGTCCTGGACGCTTGAAATGCAGATTTTGACCCCGGAACAGGCCGAGGACTTCGGCTGGGACATTTTCGACATCACCAAGGTCTGGCCGCACAAGGAAGTCCCGCCCATCACCGTGGGCAAGCTCGTTCTCAACCGCAACCCGGAAAATTACTTCGCCGAAGTGGAGCAGGCCGCCTTCAACCCGAGCAACCTCGTGCCCGGCATCGGCGTATCGCCGGACAAGATGCTTCAGGGACGGCTTTTCTCCTACCATGACACCCATCTGCACCGGCTCGGACCCAACTACCATCTCATCCCGGTCAACCAGGCCAAGAACGCGCCCGAGAACAACTACCAGCGCGACGGCGCGATGCGCGTGGACAACAACGGAGGCGGCGGCCCCAACTACTGGCCGAACAGCTTCCATGGGCCGTCCCCGGACAACGTCTCGGTCGAGCCGGACATTCCCCTGGACGGTGTCGGCCAGCGTCATGAGTACACCCATCCCAACAACGACTTCGTACAGCCAGGGACCCTGTACTCCGTGGTCATGAGCGACCAGGATCGGACCAACCTCGTCAACAACATCCTCGGGTCCATGCAGGATGTGCCCCAGCCCATCCAGCTTCGGCAGTGCGCCCTCTTCTACCTCACTCATGAGGAGTACGGCTCCCGCGTGGCCGAAGGCCTCGGCCTCGACCTGGCCGAAGTCAAGCGGCTCGCCGCCATGACCCAGGAAGAACGCGTGGCCGCCACGCAGATTTAG
- the dapF gene encoding diaminopimelate epimerase, protein MNIFTDSVPFYKMQGCGNDFVVIDNREIGVPVDAMSDWAKAVCARAFGVCADGLFFLENADDPLLAYRWHFYNSDGSRAEMCGNASRCAGKLAHAIGLAPAEHAFGTDAGPIKAKVILDGPDQGRVKVQLTPPLKTETGIDIEVDGAPLTVHFSDTGVPHTVAFVDDVASVDIMDLGPKIRYHERFAPAGTNVNFAQVVDDATILLRTYERGVEAETYACGTGAAATQLLAHKLELTDEKADLTTSGNEVLTVFLENDTVYLQGAAELTFQGQLYLNPLGLSL, encoded by the coding sequence ATGAACATATTCACCGACTCCGTGCCCTTCTACAAAATGCAGGGCTGCGGCAACGACTTCGTCGTCATCGACAACCGCGAAATCGGCGTTCCCGTGGACGCCATGTCCGACTGGGCCAAAGCCGTCTGCGCCCGCGCCTTCGGGGTCTGCGCCGATGGACTTTTCTTCCTCGAAAACGCCGACGATCCGTTGCTCGCCTATCGCTGGCACTTCTACAACTCCGACGGCTCCCGGGCCGAGATGTGCGGAAACGCCTCGCGCTGCGCGGGCAAGCTCGCCCACGCCATCGGCCTCGCGCCCGCCGAACACGCCTTCGGCACCGACGCCGGGCCCATCAAGGCCAAGGTCATCCTCGACGGACCGGACCAGGGCCGCGTCAAGGTCCAGCTCACCCCGCCGCTCAAGACCGAAACCGGCATCGATATCGAGGTCGACGGCGCTCCGCTCACCGTCCACTTCTCCGATACCGGCGTGCCGCACACCGTGGCCTTTGTGGATGACGTCGCTTCCGTCGACATCATGGACCTCGGCCCAAAGATCCGCTACCACGAACGCTTCGCGCCCGCCGGAACCAACGTCAACTTCGCCCAGGTCGTCGATGACGCCACCATCCTCCTGCGCACCTATGAACGCGGCGTGGAAGCCGAGACCTATGCCTGCGGCACCGGCGCGGCCGCTACCCAACTCCTGGCGCACAAACTCGAACTTACCGACGAAAAGGCCGACCTGACCACCTCCGGCAACGAGGTCCTCACCGTGTTCCTCGAAAACGACACCGTCTATCTCCAGGGCGCAGCCGAGCTCACCTTCCAAGGCCAACTCTACCTCAACCCACTCGGCCTCTCCCTGTAG
- a CDS encoding MBL fold metallo-hydrolase: MMRVTFVGVGEAFDERLPNTSLLVESGGSSILLDCGFNASCKLWEYAANPIDLDAVFVSHFHADHYFGLPALIARSIEEGRTKRLTILGPSGIESRVSRLMDLAYSNALSRAGFEIFFIECVPGEDFKHSGFRFRFALNDHSMPCLAIRLDAGGKSLYYSGDGKPTDDTVDLAGNCDLVVHEAFTLDEITTGHGDVGTALEMASRSGAKACALVHMRRTIRHTMMDMIRMAIGTKPDVNAFVPEPGDVYEY; the protein is encoded by the coding sequence ATGATGCGCGTGACTTTTGTCGGGGTGGGCGAAGCCTTTGACGAACGCCTGCCGAACACCTCCCTGCTGGTGGAGTCGGGCGGTTCGTCCATACTGCTGGACTGCGGCTTCAACGCCTCGTGCAAGCTGTGGGAATATGCCGCCAACCCCATTGATCTGGACGCGGTGTTCGTATCGCATTTTCACGCTGACCATTATTTCGGGCTTCCGGCCCTGATCGCCCGCTCCATCGAGGAGGGGCGCACCAAGCGGTTGACGATCCTTGGCCCGAGCGGCATCGAGTCCCGGGTCAGCCGACTCATGGACCTGGCCTATTCCAACGCCCTGTCCCGGGCCGGGTTCGAGATTTTCTTCATCGAGTGCGTGCCCGGCGAGGACTTCAAGCACAGCGGATTCCGTTTCCGCTTCGCCCTCAACGACCACTCCATGCCGTGCCTGGCCATCAGGTTGGATGCCGGGGGCAAGTCCCTGTATTATTCCGGCGACGGCAAACCCACGGACGACACCGTGGACCTGGCCGGGAACTGCGACCTTGTGGTTCATGAGGCCTTTACCCTGGACGAGATCACCACGGGCCACGGCGACGTGGGCACCGCGCTGGAAATGGCGAGCCGGTCAGGGGCCAAGGCGTGCGCATTGGTGCATATGCGGCGGACCATCCGGCATACGATGATGGACATGATCCGCATGGCCATAGGGACCAAGCCGGACGTCAACGCCTTCGTACCGGAGCCGGGCGACGTGTACGAATATTGA
- a CDS encoding response regulator, giving the protein MAGKYDSIVYDYFEKTNGSIILISEDVLFKRMLSSTIFKIIGTKRDCLFATETVHAGLKKVQSMHKAGHEFIVFIERMLGGGTSTDTILTLKRLLPDLKIIVLVGETKRENIAFFYEIGVSNVISKPASMNNIIEKLAFTVKPQGKLSEYMHLGKQRLASGKFMEAMQIARKVLELKPGSPAGLMLQGDVHMALNERDKALESYHQAHDSSKIYLEPIKKLVEAYRGVDENEMLKYMKKLDRLSPLNAQRKTEIGKVHAKRREMAEAAAYFDQAIETVTREAMGMIGSVAESIAEAVSDDPGMSEKYLSKVLEAKGGRLDKDDISLFNKLGIALRGQGKWREAIENYGAALRISPEDEGLHYNMGMAFYDGGDKRRAGKCFLKALEYNPDFYKDSERVSMNLGTLFADLREYELAIPCLENVLRLNPDNVMAARRLAALRDAVG; this is encoded by the coding sequence ATGGCCGGGAAATACGACTCCATCGTCTACGACTATTTCGAGAAGACCAACGGTTCCATCATTCTCATCAGTGAGGACGTCCTTTTCAAGCGGATGCTGTCCTCGACCATTTTCAAGATCATAGGCACGAAGCGCGATTGCCTTTTCGCCACCGAGACCGTCCACGCGGGGCTGAAGAAGGTCCAGTCCATGCACAAGGCCGGGCACGAGTTCATCGTCTTCATCGAGCGGATGCTCGGCGGCGGCACCAGCACGGACACCATCCTGACGCTCAAGCGGCTGCTCCCCGATCTCAAGATCATCGTCCTGGTGGGTGAGACCAAGCGCGAGAACATCGCTTTCTTCTACGAGATCGGCGTGAGCAACGTCATCTCCAAGCCCGCCTCCATGAACAACATCATCGAGAAGCTGGCCTTCACCGTGAAGCCCCAGGGCAAGCTCAGCGAGTACATGCATCTCGGCAAGCAGCGTCTGGCCTCGGGCAAATTCATGGAGGCCATGCAGATCGCCCGCAAGGTTCTGGAACTGAAGCCGGGGAGCCCGGCCGGGCTCATGCTCCAGGGCGACGTGCACATGGCTCTGAATGAGCGGGACAAGGCGCTGGAAAGCTACCATCAGGCCCACGACAGCTCCAAGATATACCTGGAGCCCATCAAGAAGCTGGTGGAGGCGTATCGGGGCGTGGACGAGAACGAGATGCTCAAGTACATGAAGAAGCTCGACCGCCTGAGTCCGCTGAACGCCCAGCGCAAGACCGAAATAGGCAAGGTCCATGCGAAACGGCGGGAAATGGCCGAGGCCGCCGCCTATTTCGACCAGGCTATCGAAACCGTCACCAGGGAGGCCATGGGAATGATCGGTTCCGTGGCCGAAAGCATTGCCGAGGCCGTGTCCGATGATCCGGGCATGTCCGAGAAGTATTTGAGCAAGGTTCTGGAGGCCAAGGGCGGACGGTTGGACAAGGATGACATCTCCCTGTTCAACAAGCTCGGCATCGCCCTGCGCGGCCAGGGCAAGTGGCGCGAGGCCATCGAGAATTACGGCGCGGCCCTGCGCATTTCCCCGGAGGACGAGGGCCTGCATTACAACATGGGCATGGCCTTCTACGACGGCGGAGACAAGCGCCGGGCAGGGAAATGCTTCCTCAAGGCCCTGGAATACAACCCCGATTTTTACAAGGACAGCGAGAGGGTTTCCATGAACCTCGGCACCCTGTTCGCCGACCTGCGGGAATACGAACTGGCCATTCCCTGCCTGGAAAACGTTCTCAGGCTCAATCCGGACAACGTCATGGCCGCGCGCAGGCTCGCCGCGCTGCGGGACGCCGTGGGCTGA
- a CDS encoding tetratricopeptide repeat protein, whose translation MQQETADSTVRKFIEKDGGVIVYVSDDYGFTRALRNMVSRVIGLRGEVLLPYASLDAALKKCVELSDQDIPFVVFIERMIDNHPSTDFIIRLSRECPEARMIVLTWEATKETVAYFFELGVSRVLVKPASANKVVEELASAISPPMALSQQVDHCRKLLDARNYEAALAASDRILMLKPDSAHGLAMRGDALMGVGQVDEAVQTYMAAHEANPIFMAPLIKLAEAFRSMDDERALAYLKELDTLSPLNPERKIDIAEQHLRQGEHEQAERYLDQSVQAAERETRSMVGDLTERIVDAVSATAPDLAVKYLKRVIDTKRVLGRDDLVHFNRLGIILRGEGRWAEGVEVYRKALSIAPEDPVILYNMGLAHWEGNERMTALDCFEKALLIDPYFYSGSVGAALNIGSLYLDLRYPDDAAPFFEHVLDLDPENELARAKLDMARNLARLQPEASRRRREEARPPEPPPEPPRKKRKRRPFTNLEL comes from the coding sequence ATGCAGCAGGAAACCGCCGACAGCACGGTTCGCAAGTTCATCGAGAAGGACGGTGGGGTCATCGTCTACGTTTCGGACGACTACGGTTTCACGCGCGCCCTGCGCAACATGGTTTCGAGGGTCATCGGCCTGCGCGGCGAAGTGCTGCTTCCCTACGCCTCTCTGGACGCGGCCCTGAAAAAGTGCGTGGAGCTGAGCGACCAGGACATCCCGTTCGTGGTCTTTATCGAGCGGATGATCGACAACCACCCGTCCACCGATTTCATTATCCGGCTTTCGCGTGAATGCCCCGAGGCGCGCATGATCGTCCTCACCTGGGAGGCGACCAAGGAGACCGTGGCGTATTTCTTCGAGCTTGGCGTGAGCCGGGTGCTGGTCAAGCCCGCCTCGGCCAACAAGGTCGTTGAGGAATTGGCCTCGGCCATCTCTCCGCCCATGGCCCTGAGCCAGCAGGTGGATCACTGCCGCAAGCTTCTCGACGCCCGCAACTACGAGGCCGCGCTGGCCGCCTCGGACCGTATCCTCATGCTCAAGCCGGACTCGGCGCACGGACTGGCCATGCGGGGCGATGCCCTTATGGGCGTGGGCCAGGTGGACGAGGCCGTGCAGACCTATATGGCCGCTCATGAGGCCAACCCCATATTCATGGCCCCGCTCATCAAGCTGGCCGAGGCGTTCCGCAGCATGGATGACGAGCGCGCCCTGGCCTATCTCAAGGAACTCGACACCCTCTCTCCCCTCAATCCCGAGCGCAAGATCGACATCGCCGAGCAGCATTTGCGCCAAGGGGAGCATGAGCAGGCCGAACGCTATCTGGATCAGAGCGTGCAGGCCGCCGAGCGCGAGACCCGTTCCATGGTCGGTGACCTGACCGAGCGGATCGTGGATGCCGTGTCCGCCACGGCCCCGGACCTGGCCGTCAAATACCTGAAACGCGTCATCGACACCAAGCGCGTGCTGGGCCGCGACGACCTTGTGCATTTTAACCGCCTGGGCATAATCCTGCGCGGGGAAGGACGTTGGGCCGAGGGCGTGGAGGTTTACCGGAAGGCTCTCTCCATTGCCCCGGAGGACCCGGTTATCCTCTACAACATGGGGCTGGCCCATTGGGAAGGGAACGAGCGCATGACCGCCCTGGACTGCTTCGAGAAGGCCCTGCTCATCGACCCGTATTTCTACTCGGGCAGCGTGGGGGCGGCCCTGAATATAGGCTCCCTGTATCTCGACCTGCGGTACCCGGATGACGCGGCCCCCTTCTTCGAGCATGTCCTGGACCTGGACCCGGAGAACGAGCTTGCCCGCGCCAAGCTCGACATGGCCCGGAATCTGGCCCGTCTCCAGCCGGAGGCGTCGCGCCGCCGCCGGGAAGAGGCGCGTCCCCCGGAGCCTCCTCCCGAGCCGCCAAGGAAGAAAAGAAAGCGCAGGCCGTTTACCAATCTGGAGCTGTGA